The following are from one region of the Candidatus Eisenbacteria bacterium genome:
- a CDS encoding ABC transporter ATP-binding protein, translating to MRSARGWRDCGPIFSPGGSRPRSARLWPVGAVVSFRGITRRFGSLLANDAISFDVERGSVHVLLGENGAGKTTLLSILAGFLRADAGEILIDGQPLEQGSPRVSLRRGIGLCAQHFLLAGALTGAENILLGSPECVGLRTLPRARLDRLLGIARANGLDAPLDLPVEELSVAEQERIEILKLLERDCSILVLDEPTSVLAPSEVRPLFATLRALAAQGKTILLVTHRLAEVTEIADRVTVLRGGRVAGEAAAGEIDRDLLVRWIVGEEIQPPLARREARPGETVLALRSLRCGTGACAPQDVSLMVRAGEVVGIGGVLGNGQTEIVRAITGQIPIQSGEIEILGRRWGAPQRTRLADEIAWIPEDRRAEGLALEMSCGENLRVGLPWRLFPGRRAAVDLLRGFDVRPLDPELPAASLSGGNQQRLLLAREMSRRARLLLAVHPTRGLDPGATAFVHERLLAARAAGTGILLVTGDLAELLALSDRIAILFRGRVGYAAEASGVDGQAMNRALVGLSP from the coding sequence ATGAGATCCGCGCGCGGGTGGAGGGACTGCGGGCCGATCTTCTCGCCGGGCGGATCGCGGCCCCGATCCGCTAGACTCTGGCCCGTGGGCGCTGTCGTTTCCTTTCGGGGGATCACCAGGAGGTTCGGCTCCCTTCTCGCGAACGACGCGATCAGCTTCGACGTGGAGCGGGGAAGCGTCCATGTCCTCCTCGGAGAGAACGGCGCCGGCAAGACCACGCTCCTCTCGATCCTGGCCGGTTTCCTGCGCGCCGATGCCGGGGAGATCCTGATCGATGGGCAACCGCTCGAGCAAGGGAGCCCGCGCGTTTCGCTCCGGCGGGGGATCGGGCTCTGCGCCCAGCACTTCCTTCTTGCGGGCGCGCTGACCGGGGCGGAGAACATCCTGCTCGGATCCCCCGAGTGCGTGGGACTCCGGACCCTGCCCAGGGCGAGGCTCGATCGCCTCCTTGGCATCGCGCGGGCGAATGGACTGGACGCGCCGCTCGATCTGCCGGTCGAGGAGCTCTCGGTCGCGGAGCAGGAGCGGATCGAGATCCTGAAGCTCCTCGAACGCGACTGCTCGATCCTGGTCCTCGACGAGCCGACCTCCGTGCTCGCCCCATCGGAGGTGCGGCCTCTCTTCGCGACGCTTCGCGCCCTCGCGGCGCAGGGCAAGACGATCCTCCTCGTGACGCACCGCCTCGCGGAGGTGACGGAGATCGCCGATCGTGTGACCGTCCTGCGGGGCGGACGCGTCGCCGGCGAAGCGGCGGCCGGCGAGATCGATCGGGACCTTCTGGTGCGGTGGATCGTCGGGGAGGAGATCCAGCCGCCGCTCGCGCGCCGGGAGGCCCGACCGGGGGAGACCGTTCTGGCTCTCCGCTCGCTCCGGTGCGGAACCGGCGCCTGCGCGCCTCAGGACGTCAGCCTCATGGTGCGCGCCGGCGAGGTCGTCGGCATCGGCGGCGTCCTGGGGAACGGTCAGACCGAGATCGTCCGGGCGATCACCGGCCAGATCCCGATCCAGAGCGGCGAGATCGAGATCCTCGGACGGAGATGGGGAGCCCCGCAGCGGACCCGACTCGCCGATGAGATCGCTTGGATTCCCGAGGACAGACGCGCCGAGGGCCTCGCCCTCGAGATGAGTTGCGGCGAGAACCTGCGCGTCGGATTGCCGTGGCGTCTCTTTCCGGGGCGGCGCGCCGCGGTCGATCTCCTGCGCGGGTTCGACGTCCGCCCCCTCGACCCTGAGCTTCCCGCGGCCAGTCTGTCGGGCGGAAACCAGCAGCGCCTTCTCTTGGCGAGAGAGATGTCGCGGCGCGCGCGTCTGCTGCTCGCGGTGCACCCCACGCGGGGCCTCGATCCGGGCGCCACGGCCTTCGTGCACGAAAGGCTCCTGGCCGCGCGCGCGGCGGGAACCGGCATTCTCCTCGTGACCGGGGATCTCGCCGAGCTGCTCGCCCTCTCGGATCGGATCGCGATTCTCTTCAGGGGGAGGGTCGGCTACGCCGCGGAGGCCTCGGGGGTGGACGGCCAGGCGATGAATCGAGCGCTCGTGGGGCTCTCGCCGTGA
- a CDS encoding BMP family ABC transporter substrate-binding protein, which translates to MKTASRCPLHRRPAKAPIGRSARLALGILLCGALLGCGGGDRKGSGAGGLHVGLVFDVGGIGDKSFNDSAYRGLLKARDELAVTVDYLEPAEGTDREAALRQMAAGAPSLILGIGALFTDDINAVASEFPGKKFACVDYTWQEGMVVPQNVVGLKFREQEGCFLVGAVAGQVTQTGVVGFVGGMDNALIRKFEAGYRAGVAAVNPGCRVLVNYAGVTANAYKNPAKGKELALAQYDHGADIIFHASGSTGLGVFEAARERGKLAIGVDADQQAEAPGHILTSMIKQIDIAVFETIQSAKEGTFAGGVREMGLAEGALDYVYDDNNKRWITDEIRARVEGLRADLLAGRIAAPIR; encoded by the coding sequence ATGAAGACTGCTTCCCGTTGCCCGCTGCATCGGCGGCCGGCGAAGGCTCCCATCGGCCGAAGCGCCCGCCTCGCCCTGGGGATCCTCCTCTGCGGCGCGCTCCTCGGATGCGGGGGGGGAGATCGCAAGGGATCCGGCGCGGGAGGCCTGCACGTCGGGCTCGTCTTCGATGTAGGCGGAATCGGCGACAAGAGCTTCAACGACTCGGCCTATCGCGGTCTCCTGAAGGCCCGCGACGAACTGGCGGTCACGGTCGACTATCTGGAGCCCGCGGAGGGGACCGACAGGGAAGCCGCGCTGCGCCAGATGGCCGCGGGCGCTCCCTCGCTCATCCTGGGCATCGGCGCGCTCTTCACCGATGACATCAACGCCGTGGCCTCCGAGTTCCCCGGCAAGAAGTTCGCCTGCGTCGACTACACCTGGCAGGAGGGGATGGTGGTTCCCCAGAACGTCGTCGGGCTGAAGTTCCGCGAGCAGGAGGGGTGTTTCCTGGTCGGGGCGGTCGCTGGCCAGGTGACGCAGACGGGCGTCGTGGGTTTCGTCGGCGGGATGGACAACGCCCTCATCCGCAAGTTCGAAGCCGGCTACAGGGCGGGGGTGGCGGCCGTGAATCCCGGCTGCAGGGTCCTTGTCAACTACGCCGGAGTGACCGCGAACGCCTACAAGAATCCCGCCAAGGGGAAGGAGCTCGCCCTCGCTCAGTACGATCACGGCGCGGACATCATCTTCCATGCCTCCGGTTCGACGGGCCTCGGAGTCTTCGAGGCGGCCCGCGAGCGCGGCAAGCTCGCCATCGGCGTCGACGCGGACCAGCAGGCGGAGGCCCCGGGGCACATCTTGACCAGCATGATCAAACAGATCGACATCGCTGTCTTCGAGACGATCCAGTCCGCGAAGGAGGGGACCTTCGCCGGGGGAGTTCGCGAGATGGGGCTGGCGGAGGGGGCTCTCGACTACGTCTACGACGACAACAACAAGCGATGGATCACCGATGAGATCCGCGCGCGGGTGGAGGGACTGCGGGCCGATCTTCTCGCCGGGCGGATCGCGGCCCCGATCCGCTAG